A window of Christiangramia forsetii KT0803 contains these coding sequences:
- a CDS encoding helix-turn-helix domain-containing protein — MKKRKVFVFIFIGLALGLFIIQPLAISLHMYDMQGDNGEWWKYLLASYQQEFRVWDLDQAIIKLLFGLLGIALSLMFMVRQRIFQLTGRRDKLEEIRELIAAGENQQVEFKSTLRWDLRQFKPNKALEDVIAKTIAGFMNTQGGHLIIGIDDEGSILGLEQDYGTLKKPGKDGFEQYIMQLVSLKLGTHFCTLVKVSFHQFEEKDICYVRVHKSQKPVYLNLGDRSHFFIRTGNGTRELDMPEALEYMETYLN; from the coding sequence ATGAAAAAACGGAAAGTATTTGTTTTTATATTCATTGGATTAGCCCTTGGCTTATTTATAATACAGCCCCTGGCTATTTCACTCCACATGTATGACATGCAGGGAGATAATGGCGAATGGTGGAAATACCTGCTTGCTTCATATCAGCAGGAATTTAGAGTATGGGATTTGGATCAAGCCATAATCAAATTGCTATTTGGACTGCTGGGCATTGCCTTGTCGCTTATGTTTATGGTCAGGCAAAGAATATTTCAATTGACCGGAAGAAGAGATAAGCTGGAGGAGATCAGAGAGCTGATTGCGGCAGGAGAAAACCAGCAAGTAGAATTTAAATCTACCTTGAGATGGGATTTGAGGCAGTTTAAACCGAATAAGGCTTTGGAAGACGTAATAGCAAAAACAATTGCCGGGTTTATGAACACCCAAGGAGGGCATTTAATTATCGGAATTGATGATGAAGGTAGTATTCTGGGGCTGGAACAGGATTATGGTACTTTAAAAAAACCTGGCAAGGACGGGTTTGAGCAATATATAATGCAATTGGTGTCCCTCAAGTTGGGTACCCATTTTTGCACTTTGGTTAAAGTGTCTTTTCACCAATTTGAAGAAAAGGATATCTGTTATGTAAGGGTTCACAAATCACAAAAACCTGTGTATTTGAATTTGGGCGATCGTTCGCATTTCTTTATCAGAACCGGGAACGGAACCCGCGAGTTGGATATGCCCGAGGCGTTGGAATATATGGAAACATACTTAAACTAA